The region GAATACCCCTATTGCTGGCTACATGGGCCGCTGATGCTCAGGGATTGGCCTACATATCCGCTGATCGTCGAGCGGCCGAAGGAGGGAAATGCCTGTAATATCAAGGTCACTGATAAAAAACCCCCGCAAAAAGAGGCGGTGCGAGAAATGCCAAAAGCTGATCAACGGGCCGCAAGTCAGGCTGTTCGGTAACGCCTTTGAAAGCGACCCGCCATTTGTAATTCACCAACATCCAGATGAATGCACAAAGGAGAAAAATGCCTGAAAGTAAAGTGAACTGCCCTTACTGCGACAAAGTAATACGAATCAATCATGAGGACGATTTCGAGGAAGGCGAGCTGTATGAAGCGCTGTGCCGCGCCTGCGACAAGTCGTTCGTCTACTCGATGACCATCAGCATCGACTTCAGTGTGAGTCAAGCCGATTGCCTGAATGGCGAGCCTCATTGCTTCAAGAAGACCAAAACATTCCCCGAATGCGCTGCCCGCTTAAAATGTTCGATGTGCGGCGCTGAGAAGCCAATCCCAGTCGATGAACTTTGCCCCAATCGGGACAAGTGCGGAGACAATTGTCCATACAAGGGGGACGATCGATGGACAGTTGCTCGATGAAATGGGGTACGTCGCGGGCCGTCTGAAGCAGGTGGCAGATCAGATTAAGGAGATGCAAAAGGATGGGCGAACGGATGCTCGGTGATCCCCCGGATGAACCGTGCGGATGCGGATCTTCAGTCTTCTGGCAACGAGCTGATGGCGGCTTTTTATGTGCTTTCTGCCACCCTTCTTGGGAGAGCCCGAGGCCGCCTACACACGATCTGACGCCGACCAGCCATAATACCGAAGAGGCGACGATTGCACAGATGGCGGTCGCCTGGCGATCTGTGTCAATCAAGACCTGGAGACGGATACTGATCCAGGCGCTCAACTCGGGAGACAAGCAGTCCGAAGAATATGCTAACTGGATGCTCAAGGATGTTCTAAATGAAGAGGAGGTATAAAATGGAACTTGTCAATAATACTTGTGCCCAGTGCCTGAGAAAAAATAGCGTAAAGTGCTGCTCCGGTAAGTATATGGCCAGCGTTGATCCGGATGCGGTGAGAAAACTGGCGATCGCCGTCCTCAAAAACGCACTGAGAGCAAAGGTCGCTGCCCGTAATTTCCCGCTCAGTAACACATTCCCCTTTTGGATAGAGCAAGCGTTTGGCGGGAGATTGTCGGTAGGGGAGGCCGCCGACTCCTGGTACGCTTGGGCAGACATGACCAAAAAGGAAAGGAATCAGGTATTAGCTGAACTCGAACGAAAATTAAACGGAGGAGGAGAGGGTGCCGAGTTATAATTTTAAGACGTGGAAAGCGGCCAAAGTCAAGAGCGGAGAGTCGCGGCAGACAATAAGGCCAGTTCGTAGCCGGCCGACGGTCCCCGGGGACATTCTTTATCTCTACCATGGCCAGAGGACAAAGAGTTGCGAACTGCTCAGGACAGAGACCTGCAAGAGCGTGGAGCCGGTGCATTTCGCTAGGTCCTCGCTGATCACCTTCATCTTTGTGGGCGGCAGGCTCCTCCCCTGGAGCGAAGTGGAGGACCTGGCGAAGGCCGACGGATTCGAGAACTCCACTCCGTTCATCGACTTCTTCGTCCAACACTACGGGATACCCAACAGCCGGCCGCTTGAGCTGATCAAGTGGTAGGAATGCCTTTACTTATTCTTTACAATGTGATAGGCTGGCTTCGTTATGCGAAATAAATATCATCGTAACCGAGCTATATATCGCGCTCGCGTAGAAAACCCCGAACTAACGCTGGAGGAGATAGGTGCCATGTTCGGGGTTAAGCATAAGCAGCGGGTGTGGGAGATCATTCAGGTGGAGAAAAAACGGGATCTCCAGCAGAGAGGCGCTCATGGCAAGGACTCCTAGAAATACAGTTGACTTTTTCCCTCACTTTACCGATGCCAGTGCAGGGGACACCATAACTGTAATCCAAGCACAATTCGGAAATGACGGATATGCTTTTTGGTTCAAACTCCTCGAAAGGCTTGGCCGGTCCGAAGGGCACTTCATTGATGTCAGAAACCCAATAAAATTTAATGTTTTGTGTGCAAAATGTAATTCTACTCCTAACAAAGGAGTAGAAATTCTTAACCTACTGGTAGAATTAGGTGCTATTGATAAGGACCTATGGGATTTGAGGGTAATTTGGTGCCAGAAATTTGTCGATAATTTAGTGGAGGTTTACAGGAACAGAAAACGTGATCTTCCTAGTAAACCAATTATTACAAGTAGTAATGACATTATTACTGGTAACCTACAGGGAGAAAGTGTAGAAAATGAATTCCTTGGTGTAGTAATGCTACAGAGGAGAGGAGAGGAGAGGAGAGGAGAGGAGAGGAGAGTAGAGGAAAGGAAAGGAGAGGAAAGGAGAGGAGAGGGAATTTCCAGCTCCTCCCCCTTAACGTCCTGGGAAAGCTCCCTTGGACGAAAAGCTACCGAAACTGAGTGTGTAGAGTTAAACCTTTTAGCCGACAAGTATTCAGGGCCGTGGGTTGTTGATTCTATCACAGAGGCAGCAAGAATTGATAGGTCTAAAATTGGGATTAAATACATTTCTAAAATTCTGAAGAGATGGCAGACAGACGGCCATAACAATGGGAATAACGGCTCATCGGAAGGGTTAAGAGAATGGTAGATGATAAAATTCCACCCCACGATCTAGACGCCGAGGAGTCTGTTATTGGCTCCTGCTTGCTGGACGATGAGGCGCTGGACAGGGTGATCGGTTTTCTGCAAGCGGAACATTTCTATCGAGATAAGAACCAGTGGGTTTTTGGGGCAATGGTTGCTCTTAATAACAGGGCAGAGGCAATAAATCAAATAACAGTAGCCCATGAGTTGGCAGATAAATTAGATGCTATTGGTGGGCCGCACTATTTATCAAACTGTCTAAACGCTTCACCTACCGCCGTACACGTTGTTCATTATGCGAGGATCGTTTGGAGAATGGCAGCTTACAGAAAACTCATTACTTCCGGGAATGAAATAGCGGATGTCGCCTACCAAGATGATCCGTCGGTGTCGCAGGCGTTCACTAAGGCGGAAACTATCATAGCAAAGACCCGCTCGGAATATTCACTGGATGACGATTCAACTATTCACCATGCGGAGGGTATTCAAAACTACATTGAAACACAGAGGGATTCAGAGATTAGGCCTTGGTTAGTTAGTCCGTGGACTTCATATAACAGAACTGTGAGACAGCGGAACGGAAAGGTTTTAGTTATAGCTGGGCCATCTGGTATGGGCAAAACGAGCTGGTGTGAACAGATGCTTGAATATGGGGCTCGTGATCTGGGCAAGAATGGAGTTTATTATTTCAACGAGCTGGACCCAACAGACATATTTAATCGCCGCGCCTGCCGACTGATGACCACGGATAAGGGCGTGGCCCCGAATATCCACGATCTTGAGGATGGAGTGTACTCTGAGTCAATGGAAATGGCAAAGTTTGTTCAGGACGTTATCTGTTGGCCCGGAAAGGTGACCCTTGTCCCATGTCCCGGTTGGTCGGTTTATCGGATATGCTCGGACATTCGGCAGAAAGTCGCCCAAGGATTAGCCGATTTTGTGGTGGTCGATTATATACAGCTCATCCCCCGCGAAGACGTAGGCCGCAAAGGCGCTACGGACGCAAGGGCGGTCGGTATAGTGCTCCAAGCGCTCAAGACCACATGCCAGACCGTCAAAGGCCAACCCCCGTTGATTATAGCGTCTCAGGTGAATAGGTCACTTAAAGCGAAAGAAGATTGTCGCCTTGAGGCGCTCAGGGAGTCCGGGGAGATTGGAGAATATGCGAATGTGGTGACGTTTGTTTTCAACCAGTGGGACGCGACTAAAGGCGGGTGCTTGGATGGGTGTAAAAAAATTCCATCAAATGCAACCAATTGCTTCCGGCGTTGCGTGTATCTGGTTACTGTGAAAAACACCTTCGGCCCGAAGGGTGAGGTTCTACTAAGGCAAATACCCCACAGATATCAATTTGTTGAGGAAGAAAATAAACCAAAAGAAACAATGTTTTGAAGGAGGGGGTCATGATCAATAGGCTCAAAGATATGTGGCTCAGACGTAAGTGGAATCATTGGGAAGGAAAATACTCTCGCGCCCTAACGAAAGCCAATGGAGATGATTTTGATTATGCTTGCGGTTTACGGTCTGGAACTGTAATTAGATTCACCGCCGCCACATTTGACGGAGAATTCGTCCACTTAAGTGGGATAGTTGATACCTCGTGCGGTATGAGATTTACATTCGATAGAGGTATCGATGTTCGGTTAAGAGACATCGAATGGGTTGCCGATGCACCTAAGGGCAGTTAAGTAAAAGAAGGAGGTAAAATGGCGTCACTGAACAGACAGCAGATCATCGGGAGGCTTGGGGGTTTGCCTAACATGCGTTTCACCCCCAGCGGTAAGCCGGTCACGGACTTCAGTGTGGCCGTGGACAGCTATCGCGGATCAGGGGATGATCGGAAGAAGATCACAGAATGGTTCAAGGTCGTGTGTTGGGACCGGCAGGCGGAGAGCTGCAACCAGTATCTGCTCAAGGGCAGCCTGGTGTACGCGGAGGGCGAGGTCCACCTGGAGAAATGGGAGAAGGATGATGGCAAGGAGCATAGTAGGTTGAAATTGGATGCCAGCCGGGTTGTGTTCCTGGACAAGAAGGGGACGGCGAGCGAGGACGAATTGCCGAATGAAGGTTAAAGGAGGAAAAGTGGAATACAGAACTACTGACACGAAGACGATAGAGGAAGTAGCTAGGGCTCATCATATCCCGGATGACGTTCTCGAGCAATTATTCCCGGGGTGGAAAAACAGGTACGTGGTATTTAAGGCCGGAGCCATGTATAAGCACAAGGCTGTGGGGTGTGGGGAGCCTTACGTTCTGGTTTATGCCGGGAGTTGGTCCCTTGTGAACACAGTACACTGGAAAGCGTGGAGATATCCAGAGATGGACGCTGCTAAGGCGTTTGGGAATGTCGACGACTGGGAGTTCGTGGGTATGGCTAGTAATCGCATGCGATTTCTTGAGCAAGCTTTTCCATCGGCAACTGATTTACTGCGAAAAATAGCTGAGGTTGGACCGGATGAGGCCCGAGAATGGATTATCTCGGAAATTCGAAAGGTTGTTCAATGATCCTTACAGACGGCCACCAGTTAGTATCCGACGAGTCAGTTGACGAGCTTCATCAGTTCGCGCAGCGCATCGGCCTGTCTCGCGGCTGGTTCCAGGAGCACCCGGGTCATCCGCATTACGACCTGTTCGGAAGGGCTCACTCGGTAGCGGTTCAGGCCGGCGCCCGGCATATGCCAAGCAAGCAACTTGTCAGGAGGATCAAAAAG is a window of Dehalococcoidia bacterium DNA encoding:
- a CDS encoding Lin1244/Lin1753 domain-containing protein, translating into MARTPRNTVDFFPHFTDASAGDTITVIQAQFGNDGYAFWFKLLERLGRSEGHFIDVRNPIKFNVLCAKCNSTPNKGVEILNLLVELGAIDKDLWDLRVIWCQKFVDNLVEVYRNRKRDLPSKPIITSSNDIITGNLQGESVENEFLGVVMLQRRGEERRGEERRVEERKGEERRGEGISSSSPLTSWESSLGRKATETECVELNLLADKYSGPWVVDSITEAARIDRSKIGIKYISKILKRWQTDGHNNGNNGSSEGLREW
- a CDS encoding DnaB-like helicase N-terminal domain-containing protein yields the protein MVDDKIPPHDLDAEESVIGSCLLDDEALDRVIGFLQAEHFYRDKNQWVFGAMVALNNRAEAINQITVAHELADKLDAIGGPHYLSNCLNASPTAVHVVHYARIVWRMAAYRKLITSGNEIADVAYQDDPSVSQAFTKAETIIAKTRSEYSLDDDSTIHHAEGIQNYIETQRDSEIRPWLVSPWTSYNRTVRQRNGKVLVIAGPSGMGKTSWCEQMLEYGARDLGKNGVYYFNELDPTDIFNRRACRLMTTDKGVAPNIHDLEDGVYSESMEMAKFVQDVICWPGKVTLVPCPGWSVYRICSDIRQKVAQGLADFVVVDYIQLIPREDVGRKGATDARAVGIVLQALKTTCQTVKGQPPLIIASQVNRSLKAKEDCRLEALRESGEIGEYANVVTFVFNQWDATKGGCLDGCKKIPSNATNCFRRCVYLVTVKNTFGPKGEVLLRQIPHRYQFVEEENKPKETMF
- a CDS encoding DUF4031 domain-containing protein, which gives rise to MILTDGHQLVSDESVDELHQFAQRIGLSRGWFQEHPGHPHYDLFGRAHSVAVQAGARHMPSKQLVRRIKKR
- a CDS encoding single-stranded DNA-binding protein, which codes for MASLNRQQIIGRLGGLPNMRFTPSGKPVTDFSVAVDSYRGSGDDRKKITEWFKVVCWDRQAESCNQYLLKGSLVYAEGEVHLEKWEKDDGKEHSRLKLDASRVVFLDKKGTASEDELPNEG